Proteins from one Piscinibacter lacus genomic window:
- a CDS encoding sensor domain-containing diguanylate cyclase, whose translation MTSDLPPGLWIGAAGVGIGLLGGLVALLLARSKCQALAALRRSQAEELARVAQERAEALRRRDELQAFDEVLALNPQVGHFIWTLGPDRLWLSPHWAPMLGGGPEDLPLSLDALRMRMHPADLDSFDEALNAHLQRRLPMLDRVLRLQHVRGHWHWVHWQGKAVTPPGAEVPDRIVGHFYDLHAQKLAEETLASDRRLFDSGPVIVASLDAQPPHGLRSVSASAAEALGYPRGSKLIGRSLDELLLPEDLAPVLADLAAVAGQPGASFQREVRLRQGDGGSRWHSLHALIAGSEGQTTVRAYLLDVERLKQAEREAARQAGELQVAVEHLTHNQAFAEQLRELSEKIQFAASEAEAHALLGARGPELLPGWSAALMLGGLAGQVERRAAWGPAPATAVQGSQDCWALRLSKPHFAQGGAGACGHVEGRPAHSLCLPIPGLSSGPGVLQLAHAEALAADALRQAEARAAALSETLRLSLSNLQLRLSLQEQATRDWMTGLYNRRYFEDLLPRELNRALRAAEPLALAMLDIDHFKSYNDRYGHEAGDEVIRCVARHLAEFGRPYDSRCRVGGEELCILMPRIAADEASSRLEALRGQIAASPVHHAGRELPPVTVSIGVAEAADGGGPSELMRRADMALYAAKRGGRDRVVVWVPGLPEEA comes from the coding sequence ATGACGAGCGATCTCCCTCCCGGTCTCTGGATCGGCGCCGCGGGCGTCGGGATCGGTCTGCTGGGCGGCCTGGTGGCACTGCTGCTGGCGCGCTCGAAGTGCCAGGCACTCGCCGCCCTGCGACGCAGCCAGGCCGAGGAACTGGCGCGGGTCGCGCAGGAGCGGGCCGAGGCGCTGCGGCGCCGGGACGAGTTGCAGGCCTTCGACGAGGTGCTGGCGCTCAACCCTCAGGTCGGGCACTTCATCTGGACCCTCGGGCCGGACCGGCTGTGGCTCTCCCCGCACTGGGCGCCCATGCTCGGCGGCGGGCCCGAGGACCTGCCGCTGTCACTGGATGCGCTGCGCATGCGCATGCATCCGGCCGATCTCGACAGCTTCGACGAAGCCCTCAACGCCCACCTTCAGCGCCGCCTGCCCATGCTCGACCGCGTGCTGCGCCTCCAGCACGTCCGCGGCCACTGGCACTGGGTGCACTGGCAGGGCAAGGCGGTGACGCCGCCGGGCGCCGAGGTGCCCGACCGCATCGTCGGCCACTTCTACGACCTGCATGCGCAGAAGCTGGCCGAGGAGACCCTGGCCTCGGACCGCCGCCTCTTCGACAGCGGCCCGGTCATCGTCGCCAGCCTCGATGCCCAGCCGCCCCACGGCCTGCGCTCGGTCTCGGCCTCGGCCGCCGAAGCCCTTGGCTATCCGCGCGGCAGCAAGCTGATCGGCCGGTCGCTGGACGAGTTGCTGCTGCCCGAGGACCTGGCACCCGTGCTGGCCGACCTGGCCGCCGTGGCCGGCCAGCCGGGCGCCAGCTTCCAGCGCGAGGTGCGGCTGCGCCAGGGCGACGGCGGCAGCCGCTGGCACAGCCTGCATGCCTTGATCGCGGGCTCCGAGGGCCAGACCACGGTGCGCGCCTACCTGCTCGATGTCGAGCGGCTCAAGCAGGCCGAGCGCGAGGCGGCCCGCCAGGCGGGCGAGCTGCAAGTCGCGGTGGAGCACCTGACGCACAACCAGGCTTTTGCCGAGCAATTGCGCGAGCTGTCCGAGAAGATCCAATTCGCGGCCTCGGAGGCCGAGGCCCATGCCCTGCTGGGCGCACGCGGGCCGGAGCTGCTGCCCGGCTGGTCGGCCGCGCTGATGCTGGGGGGCCTGGCGGGCCAGGTCGAGCGGCGGGCCGCCTGGGGGCCGGCGCCCGCCACCGCGGTGCAGGGCAGCCAGGACTGCTGGGCCCTGCGCCTGAGCAAGCCGCACTTTGCCCAGGGCGGCGCCGGGGCCTGCGGCCATGTCGAGGGCCGGCCGGCGCACAGCCTGTGCCTGCCGATTCCCGGCCTGAGCAGCGGCCCGGGCGTCTTGCAGCTTGCCCATGCCGAGGCGCTTGCGGCCGATGCCCTGCGCCAGGCCGAGGCGCGCGCCGCGGCGCTGAGCGAAACCCTGCGCCTGTCCCTCTCCAACCTGCAACTGCGCCTTTCGCTGCAGGAACAGGCCACGCGCGACTGGATGACCGGCCTCTACAACCGGCGCTATTTCGAGGACCTGCTGCCGCGCGAGCTGAACCGCGCGCTGCGCGCCGCCGAGCCGCTGGCCCTGGCCATGCTCGACATCGACCACTTCAAGTCCTACAACGACCGCTACGGCCACGAGGCGGGCGACGAGGTCATCCGCTGCGTCGCGCGCCACCTGGCCGAATTCGGCCGGCCCTATGACAGCCGCTGCCGCGTGGGCGGCGAGGAGCTCTGCATCCTGATGCCGCGCATCGCCGCCGACGAAGCCAGCAGCCGGCTGGAGGCGCTGCGCGGCCAGATCGCGGCCAGCCCGGTGCACCATGCCGGGCGCGAGCTGCCGCCGGTCACCGTATCCATCGGTGTGGCCGAGGCCGCCGACGGCGGCGGCCCGTCCGAGCTGATGCGCCGCGCCGACATGGCGCTCTACGCCGCCAAGCGCGGCGGTCGCGACCGGGTGGTGGTCTGGGTGCCGGGCCTGCCCGAGGAGGCCTGA
- a CDS encoding sensor histidine kinase, producing MVVKTREQRSLFGEILDWMLAPLLLLWPMSVALTWLVAQDIAHHPYDRALGETARALAQQLQVLPGGRRGPPRLRFELPPAAVEILRSDAPDESNFQVLGSHGELLGGVRDLLVPVEEEGRAPLGELRFRDDLLHGEPVRVAYLWVAPTETGSTAPALVQVAETLGKRSRLANEIIKGVILPQFVILPVAVLLVWFALARGIAPLNELQHRIRRREAGDLSPIDERAAPEEVAPLVRAINDLLARLDHSLTTQKRFLADAAHQLRTPLAGLRTQAELIQRDIDHGETDLDTLKRSVLQIARSSQRAAHMVNQLLAMARAEQRHQPLPREAVDLARLATEVSRDFVPQALERRIDLGFEPPAAGQVVQVLAHPLLLGELIRNLVDNALRYTPPGGTVTVRVGAGPGEVWLQVEDSGPGIPPAERELVFQPFYRSLGTEVDGSGLGLAIVAEIARQHEGQIGLDTLHAEPLPEGTGPGLRVTLRLPALGRTRIEPAAPPDPDEALEVHP from the coding sequence ATGGTGGTCAAGACCCGAGAGCAACGTTCCCTGTTCGGCGAGATCCTCGACTGGATGCTCGCCCCCCTGCTGCTGCTGTGGCCGATGAGCGTCGCGCTCACCTGGCTGGTCGCGCAGGACATCGCCCACCACCCCTACGACCGCGCCCTGGGCGAGACGGCCCGCGCCCTGGCCCAGCAACTGCAAGTCTTGCCGGGCGGGCGCCGGGGGCCGCCGCGGCTGCGCTTCGAGCTGCCGCCGGCCGCCGTCGAGATCCTGCGCTCCGATGCGCCGGACGAATCGAACTTCCAGGTGCTGGGCAGCCACGGCGAGCTGCTCGGCGGCGTGCGCGACCTGCTGGTGCCCGTCGAGGAGGAGGGCCGCGCGCCCCTGGGCGAGCTGCGCTTCCGTGACGACCTGCTGCATGGCGAGCCGGTGCGCGTGGCCTATCTGTGGGTGGCGCCCACCGAGACCGGCTCCACCGCGCCGGCCCTGGTCCAGGTGGCCGAGACCCTGGGCAAGCGCTCGCGCCTGGCCAACGAGATCATCAAGGGCGTGATCCTTCCGCAGTTCGTGATCCTGCCGGTCGCGGTGCTGCTGGTGTGGTTCGCACTGGCGCGCGGCATCGCGCCGCTCAACGAGCTGCAGCACCGCATCCGCCGCCGCGAGGCCGGCGACCTCAGTCCCATCGACGAGCGCGCCGCGCCCGAGGAAGTCGCCCCCCTGGTGCGGGCCATCAACGACCTGCTCGCGCGGCTGGACCATTCGCTGACCACGCAGAAGCGCTTTCTCGCCGACGCCGCCCACCAGCTCCGCACCCCCCTGGCCGGCCTGCGCACCCAGGCCGAGCTGATCCAGCGCGACATCGACCATGGCGAGACCGACCTCGACACGCTCAAGCGCTCGGTGCTCCAGATCGCCCGGTCCAGCCAGCGCGCGGCCCACATGGTCAACCAGTTGCTGGCCATGGCCCGGGCCGAGCAGCGCCACCAGCCCCTGCCGCGCGAGGCGGTCGACCTGGCCCGCCTGGCCACCGAGGTCAGTCGCGACTTCGTGCCGCAGGCCCTGGAGCGGCGCATCGACCTGGGCTTTGAGCCGCCCGCCGCCGGCCAGGTCGTGCAGGTGCTGGCCCATCCCCTGCTGCTGGGCGAGCTGATCCGCAACCTGGTCGACAACGCCCTGCGCTACACGCCGCCGGGCGGCACGGTGACCGTGCGGGTCGGCGCCGGGCCGGGCGAGGTGTGGTTGCAGGTCGAGGATTCCGGTCCCGGCATTCCGCCGGCCGAGCGCGAGCTGGTCTTCCAGCCCTTCTACCGCTCGTTGGGCACCGAGGTCGACGGCTCCGGCCTCGGCCTGGCCATCGTCGCCGAGATCGCCCGCCAGCATGAGGGCCAGATCGGCCTCGACACCCTGCATGCCGAGCCCCTGCCCGAGGGCACGGGCCCCGGCCTGCGCGTGACGCTGCGCCTGCCCGCGCTGGGCCGCACGCGGATCGAACCCGCCGCGCCGCCCGATCCGGACGAGGCGCTCGAGGTCCACCCCTGA
- the cpaB gene encoding Flp pilus assembly protein CpaB translates to MNGVIKALAIALIVVAIALAAFAWTLSRRAPEPGTDAAGNTTLPAAPTFPVVVLTQPVAAGQEITAAMLRTERIGFPMGGASSDPASLVGRRAAVPLAAGSPVVESQLMSGLALKVGEGERAMALRVDEQIGIGHRVRPGDLVDVFVTTRRDSQELVDSEARLLLSRLRVLAYGNDSVDGPPPGSTAGSEPPPPGVRPEPARSVVLAVPVDQVPQLVLGQQSGVLSLALRHPEDPTRPTAKPLIEPAPALALAPASGPRSAADLALAGLSLSGLVGELPPDRRPEARRGAAAPAFAPALPGTGAAAAPRRRAPAESGTVEVIRGGEREQVRY, encoded by the coding sequence ATGAACGGAGTGATCAAGGCGCTGGCCATCGCGCTGATCGTCGTCGCGATCGCGCTGGCCGCCTTTGCCTGGACGCTGTCGCGCCGCGCACCCGAGCCCGGCACCGACGCCGCGGGCAACACCACCCTGCCCGCCGCGCCCACCTTTCCCGTGGTCGTGCTGACCCAGCCGGTGGCTGCGGGCCAGGAGATCACCGCCGCCATGCTGCGCACCGAGCGCATCGGTTTCCCCATGGGCGGCGCCAGCAGCGATCCGGCCAGCCTGGTGGGCCGGCGCGCGGCCGTGCCGCTGGCGGCCGGCTCGCCGGTGGTCGAGTCGCAGCTCATGTCCGGCCTGGCGCTCAAGGTGGGCGAGGGCGAGCGTGCCATGGCCCTGCGGGTGGACGAGCAGATCGGCATCGGCCACCGCGTGCGGCCCGGCGACCTGGTCGACGTCTTCGTCACCACCCGCCGCGACAGCCAGGAGCTGGTCGACAGCGAGGCCCGCCTGCTGCTGTCCCGGCTGCGCGTGCTGGCCTACGGCAACGATTCGGTCGACGGCCCGCCGCCTGGCAGCACCGCCGGCAGCGAGCCGCCGCCCCCCGGCGTGCGTCCTGAGCCAGCGCGCAGCGTGGTGCTGGCCGTGCCGGTCGACCAGGTGCCGCAGCTCGTGCTGGGGCAGCAGAGCGGCGTGCTGTCGCTGGCCCTGCGTCATCCCGAGGATCCGACCCGGCCGACCGCCAAGCCGCTCATCGAGCCGGCCCCGGCCCTGGCCCTGGCACCGGCCTCCGGCCCGCGCAGCGCGGCCGACCTGGCCCTGGCCGGCCTCTCGCTGTCCGGCCTGGTCGGCGAGCTGCCGCCGGACCGCCGCCCCGAGGCGCGCCGCGGTGCCGCCGCGCCGGCCTTCGCGCCCGCGCTGCCCGGCACGGGCGCGGCCGCCGCGCCGCGCCGCCGCGCACCGGCCGAATCCGGCACGGTCGAGGTGATCCGCGGCGGTGAGCGCGAACAGGTTCGCTACTGA
- a CDS encoding Flp family type IVb pilin encodes MQKFIRRFIQDESGATAIEYALIAALIAVGLVASLDGVRTALVATFTSIVNALS; translated from the coding sequence ATGCAGAAGTTCATTCGCCGCTTCATCCAGGACGAATCGGGTGCCACCGCCATCGAGTACGCGCTGATCGCCGCGCTGATCGCCGTGGGCCTGGTGGCCTCGCTGGACGGTGTCCGCACCGCCCTGGTCGCCACCTTCACCAGCATCGTCAACGCGCTGAGCTGA
- a CDS encoding TadE/TadG family type IV pilus assembly protein encodes MSSCPARRQRSARRPAAGSRGIAALEFALILPLFLTVLFAIISFSVQFGAQQLMTLAAAEGARAALQFQPANDAATALGLRRTRACTSAMALVGTIQTRTGNSVSCATVLNACAHDAALQCLEVRLSYPYRSRPLIPALPFLDNLTPETLRGLATVQLNPLSLTRAPLAPRPLG; translated from the coding sequence ATGAGCTCCTGTCCCGCACGCCGTCAACGAAGCGCCCGCAGGCCTGCCGCGGGCAGCCGCGGCATCGCGGCGCTGGAGTTCGCGCTGATCCTGCCGCTTTTCCTGACGGTGCTGTTCGCGATCATCAGCTTCTCGGTGCAGTTCGGCGCCCAGCAGCTCATGACCCTGGCCGCGGCCGAAGGCGCCCGCGCGGCCCTGCAATTCCAGCCGGCCAACGACGCCGCCACCGCCCTCGGCCTGCGCCGCACCCGCGCCTGCACCAGCGCAATGGCCCTGGTCGGCACGATCCAGACCCGCACCGGCAACAGCGTGAGCTGCGCCACCGTGCTCAATGCGTGCGCGCACGACGCCGCGCTGCAATGCCTGGAAGTGCGCCTGAGCTACCCCTACCGCAGCCGGCCGCTGATCCCGGCCCTGCCCTTCCTGGACAACCTGACGCCCGAGACCCTGCGCGGCCTGGCCACCGTCCAGCTCAATCCCCTCTCGCTGACCCGCGCGCCCTTGGCGCCGCGGCCGCTCGGCTGA
- a CDS encoding glutathione S-transferase N-terminal domain-containing protein: protein MKLYYSPGACSLAPHLIGLELGLALELVFASPRSKKLKDGSDFLAINPKGQVPVLELDDGERITEVAVILQVLADLSPGASLLAPHGERARLRALEWLSFTATELHKSYGPLFKPGIDPATQAYARSLLAGKLAWVEGEIARRDAAGQPWLLPQGFSVADAYLYNVLSWNPMAGVDDQPYPALRAYVARVQARPAVGAARRAEGLKD from the coding sequence ATGAAGCTCTACTACTCGCCCGGCGCCTGTTCACTCGCCCCGCACCTGATCGGCCTTGAGCTGGGCCTGGCGCTGGAACTGGTCTTCGCCAGTCCGCGCAGCAAGAAGCTCAAGGACGGCAGCGACTTCCTGGCCATCAACCCCAAGGGCCAGGTGCCGGTGCTGGAGCTGGACGACGGCGAACGCATCACCGAAGTCGCCGTCATCCTCCAGGTGCTTGCCGATCTTTCGCCCGGCGCCAGCCTGCTGGCCCCCCACGGCGAACGGGCCCGGCTGCGCGCCCTGGAATGGCTGAGCTTCACCGCGACCGAGCTGCACAAGAGCTACGGCCCGCTGTTCAAGCCCGGCATCGACCCGGCCACCCAGGCCTATGCGCGCAGCCTGCTGGCGGGCAAGCTGGCCTGGGTGGAAGGCGAGATCGCCCGCCGCGACGCCGCCGGTCAGCCCTGGCTGCTGCCCCAGGGCTTCAGCGTGGCCGACGCCTACCTCTACAACGTGCTGAGCTGGAACCCCATGGCCGGGGTCGACGACCAGCCCTACCCGGCGCTGCGGGCCTACGTCGCCCGCGTGCAGGCCCGGCCGGCAGTGGGCGCGGCGCGGCGTGCGGAAGGTCTCAAGGACTGA
- a CDS encoding regulatory protein RecX codes for MKARALGLLARREHSPEEMRQKLRDSLRRWQAAATQASADESVDADLPEPDPLIDALIGWLEGLDLLNAQRFIEGRIQARSGRHGSPRIRQELARHGLAPDASQAARLRAEDRGHAQALWLRRYGEVSSDPAEKARQMRFLAGRGFPPDVVRAVVNGRGGEPD; via the coding sequence TTGAAGGCCCGAGCCCTCGGCCTGCTCGCCCGGCGCGAGCACAGCCCCGAGGAAATGCGCCAGAAGCTGCGCGACAGCCTGCGGCGCTGGCAGGCCGCGGCCACGCAGGCCAGCGCAGACGAGTCAGTGGATGCCGACCTGCCCGAGCCCGACCCCCTGATCGATGCCCTCATCGGCTGGCTTGAAGGCCTGGACCTGCTCAATGCCCAGCGCTTCATCGAAGGCCGCATCCAGGCCCGTAGCGGCCGCCACGGCAGCCCGCGCATCCGCCAGGAGCTGGCCCGGCACGGCCTGGCGCCGGACGCGTCGCAGGCCGCCCGGCTGCGCGCCGAGGACCGCGGCCACGCCCAGGCCCTGTGGCTGCGCCGCTACGGCGAGGTGAGCAGCGATCCGGCCGAGAAAGCCCGGCAGATGCGCTTCCTCGCCGGCCGCGGATTTCCACCCGACGTCGTGCGGGCAGTGGTCAACGGCCGGGGCGGCGAGCCGGACTGA
- a CDS encoding response regulator encodes MRILIAEDDQVLADGLLRTLRQGGYAVDQVGSGSQADAALAGQDFDLLILDLGLPKMHGLEVLRKLRSRGNSLPVLILTASDSVEQRVKGLDLGADDFMAKPFALAELEARVRALTRRGLGTASSLIKHGPLSFDATGRVAYLNEQMIELSARELSLLEVLLQRAGRLVSKDQLIEKLCEWGEEVSSNAIEVYIHRLRKKIEQGPVRIATVRGLGYCLEKIAA; translated from the coding sequence ATGAGGATACTCATCGCAGAGGACGATCAGGTGCTGGCCGACGGCCTGCTCCGCACGCTCCGGCAGGGGGGGTATGCGGTGGACCAGGTCGGCTCAGGCTCGCAGGCCGATGCGGCCTTGGCCGGGCAGGATTTCGACCTGCTCATCCTCGACCTGGGCCTGCCCAAGATGCACGGCCTGGAAGTGCTGCGCAAGCTGCGTTCGCGCGGCAACAGCCTGCCGGTGCTGATCCTGACCGCCTCCGACAGTGTCGAGCAGCGGGTCAAGGGCCTGGACCTGGGCGCCGACGATTTCATGGCCAAGCCTTTTGCCCTGGCCGAGCTGGAGGCGCGCGTGCGCGCCCTGACCCGCCGCGGCCTGGGCACCGCCTCCAGCCTGATCAAGCATGGCCCGCTCAGCTTCGACGCGACCGGGCGGGTGGCCTACCTGAACGAGCAGATGATCGAGCTCTCGGCCCGTGAGCTGAGCCTGCTGGAGGTGCTGCTCCAGCGCGCCGGCCGCCTGGTCAGCAAGGACCAGTTGATCGAGAAGCTCTGCGAATGGGGCGAGGAGGTCAGCAGCAACGCGATCGAGGTCTACATCCACCGCCTGCGCAAGAAGATCGAGCAGGGCCCGGTGCGCATTGCCACCGTGCGCGGCCTGGGCTACTGCCTGGAGAAGATCGCGGCCTGA
- a CDS encoding type II and III secretion system protein family protein, with product MSEHVSTLPTAGRGAWRPALGLLLGGLLAAQALAQTAPAPARRAAVARPAPEQPLPEPSQQTLQPGQQVLLPVGGKLMRVSIGQDSIADLTPLRDAKQGDSVLLRARSVGRTEVLIWRQGASQPVVHTVDVVARLGGLELKPGESGAATMEGGAPSLIEHAQGRNALERASGLKEPLIDASVVHATPATVQVDVKVVEFSRSVLKEVGLNLFSNRTGFSWGVFSPSTLGTVTPGPALGNGVTNGSAPRLTFSGSRAPFTDAFNLVIGRRGLVANLSLLESNGLARVLAEPSLTALSGQSASFLAGGEIPIPVPQGLGSVAIEYKSFGIGLQVSPTVLSDDRIVLKVAPEASDLDFGNGLQINGSLVPAIITRRADTTVELGDGESFVIGGLVNTTTTSNVDKLPILGDLPILGSFFKNTRYSKDERELLIIVTPRLVRPIARGAEVPGLPGQARSRDDGAAFRHHLLGPALSGEVVPGFSR from the coding sequence ATGAGCGAACACGTTTCGACCCTCCCGACCGCAGGCCGCGGCGCCTGGCGCCCGGCCCTGGGCCTGCTGCTGGGCGGCCTGCTGGCGGCCCAGGCCCTGGCCCAGACGGCCCCGGCCCCGGCGCGCCGCGCGGCCGTGGCCCGGCCGGCGCCCGAGCAGCCGCTGCCCGAGCCCAGCCAGCAGACCCTGCAACCCGGCCAGCAAGTGCTGCTGCCGGTGGGCGGCAAGCTGATGCGGGTCTCGATCGGTCAGGACAGCATTGCCGACCTGACCCCGCTGCGCGATGCCAAGCAGGGCGACAGCGTGCTGCTGCGTGCCCGCAGCGTCGGCCGCACCGAGGTGCTGATCTGGCGCCAGGGCGCGAGCCAGCCGGTGGTGCACACCGTGGACGTGGTCGCCCGCCTCGGCGGCCTGGAGCTGAAGCCGGGCGAGTCCGGCGCGGCGACGATGGAGGGCGGCGCGCCCTCGCTGATCGAGCATGCCCAGGGCCGCAACGCGCTGGAGCGCGCCAGCGGCCTGAAGGAGCCGCTGATCGACGCCTCGGTCGTGCACGCCACGCCCGCGACCGTGCAGGTCGACGTCAAGGTCGTCGAGTTCAGCCGCAGCGTGCTCAAGGAAGTCGGCCTCAACCTGTTCAGCAACCGCACCGGCTTTTCCTGGGGCGTCTTCAGCCCCTCGACGCTGGGCACCGTCACGCCCGGGCCGGCGCTGGGCAATGGGGTAACGAACGGCTCGGCGCCGCGGCTGACCTTCTCGGGCAGCCGCGCGCCCTTCACCGACGCCTTCAACCTGGTGATCGGCCGCCGGGGCCTGGTCGCCAACCTGAGCCTGCTCGAATCCAACGGCCTGGCCCGCGTGCTGGCCGAGCCCAGCCTGACCGCGCTGTCGGGCCAGAGCGCCAGCTTCCTGGCCGGCGGCGAGATTCCCATCCCGGTGCCGCAGGGCCTGGGCTCGGTGGCCATCGAATACAAGTCCTTCGGCATCGGCCTGCAAGTCTCGCCGACGGTGCTGAGCGACGACCGCATCGTGCTGAAGGTGGCGCCCGAGGCCAGCGACCTGGACTTCGGCAACGGCCTGCAGATCAACGGCTCGCTGGTGCCGGCCATCATCACCCGCCGGGCCGACACCACGGTCGAGCTGGGCGATGGCGAAAGCTTCGTCATCGGCGGCCTGGTCAACACGACGACCACGTCCAACGTCGACAAGCTGCCGATCCTGGGCGACCTGCCCATCCTCGGCAGCTTCTTCAAGAACACGCGCTACAGCAAGGACGAGCGCGAGCTGCTGATCATCGTCACGCCGCGTCTGGTGCGCCCCATCGCCCGGGGCGCCGAGGTGCCGGGCCTGCCCGGCCAGGCCCGCAGCCGCGACGACGGTGCGGCCTTCCGCCACCACCTGCTCGGCCCCGCCCTCAGCGGCGAGGTCGTGCCGGGCTTCTCGCGCTGA
- the recA gene encoding recombinase RecA: MDTPTPTVNPEKTKALQAALAQIEKQFGKGTIMRLGAGEVVEDIQVVSTGSLGLDTALGVGGLPRGRVIEIYGPESSGKTTLTLQVIAEMQKAAGTCAFIDAEHALDAQYAQKLGVNLQELLISQPDTGEQALEIVDALVRSGSVDLIVVDSVAALTPKAELEGEMGDSLPGLQARLMSQALRKLTATIKKTNCMVIFINQIRMKIGVMFGSPETTTGGNALKFYASVRLDIRRVGSIKRGDEVIGSETKVKVVKNKVSPPFKTADFDILYGEGISREGEIIDMGVTAKVIEKSGAWYAYNGEKIGQGKDNAREFLRENRDLAREIENKVRASLGVPLLPGAESPAPPAPSKAGRKAGAAAAAASAAPPAASGTAPEAG; encoded by the coding sequence ATGGACACCCCGACCCCCACCGTGAACCCCGAAAAGACCAAGGCCCTTCAGGCCGCGCTGGCCCAGATCGAAAAACAGTTCGGCAAGGGGACGATCATGCGTCTCGGCGCCGGCGAGGTGGTGGAGGACATCCAGGTCGTCTCGACCGGCTCGCTGGGCCTGGACACCGCCCTGGGCGTCGGCGGCCTGCCGCGCGGCCGGGTGATCGAGATCTACGGCCCCGAATCCTCGGGCAAGACCACGCTGACGCTGCAAGTCATCGCCGAGATGCAGAAGGCCGCAGGCACCTGCGCCTTCATCGACGCGGAACATGCGCTGGACGCGCAGTACGCGCAGAAGCTCGGCGTCAACCTTCAGGAACTGCTGATCAGCCAGCCCGACACCGGCGAGCAGGCGCTGGAGATCGTCGACGCGCTGGTGCGCTCGGGCTCGGTGGACCTCATCGTCGTCGACTCGGTCGCCGCCCTCACGCCCAAGGCCGAACTCGAAGGCGAGATGGGCGACAGCCTGCCCGGCCTGCAGGCCCGCCTGATGAGCCAGGCCCTGCGCAAGCTGACGGCAACGATCAAGAAGACCAACTGCATGGTCATCTTCATCAACCAGATCCGCATGAAGATCGGCGTGATGTTCGGCAGCCCCGAGACCACCACCGGCGGCAATGCACTGAAGTTCTACGCCTCGGTGCGGCTGGACATCCGCCGCGTCGGCAGCATCAAGCGCGGCGACGAGGTCATCGGCAGCGAAACCAAGGTCAAGGTCGTCAAGAACAAGGTCAGCCCGCCCTTCAAGACCGCCGACTTCGACATCCTCTACGGCGAAGGCATCAGCCGCGAGGGCGAGATCATCGACATGGGCGTGACCGCCAAGGTCATCGAGAAGTCCGGCGCCTGGTATGCCTACAACGGCGAGAAGATCGGCCAGGGCAAGGACAACGCGCGCGAATTCCTGCGCGAGAACCGCGATCTCGCGCGCGAGATCGAGAACAAGGTGCGCGCCTCCCTGGGTGTGCCCCTGCTGCCCGGGGCGGAAAGCCCGGCGCCGCCGGCCCCCAGCAAGGCCGGCCGCAAGGCAGGTGCCGCCGCGGCTGCGGCATCGGCGGCGCCCCCGGCCGCCAGCGGCACGGCGCCTGAGGCGGGCTGA
- a CDS encoding prepilin peptidase → MLGLLACWLLAAAFSDAGWRRLPNALILIGAFAAALSLVPQPALAPLGGPAGAPQALAWAAIGLAISLPIHLLGRMGAGDVKMLTVLGAWMGPLLLPVWLIGTLSQGLHALLRVVLRSRPAPGRERLPFGTHLGAAGLLVLAARALQA, encoded by the coding sequence TTGCTCGGGCTGCTGGCGTGCTGGTTGCTCGCCGCAGCCTTCTCGGATGCCGGCTGGCGCCGCCTGCCGAATGCGCTGATCCTGATCGGCGCCTTCGCGGCGGCGCTTTCGCTTGTTCCGCAGCCGGCGCTGGCCCCCTTGGGCGGCCCCGCCGGGGCGCCGCAGGCCCTGGCCTGGGCAGCGATCGGGTTGGCGATCTCGCTGCCCATCCACCTGCTGGGCCGCATGGGCGCCGGGGATGTGAAGATGCTCACCGTGCTCGGCGCCTGGATGGGGCCCCTGCTGCTGCCGGTCTGGCTGATCGGCACGCTCAGCCAGGGCCTGCACGCCTTGCTCCGCGTGGTGCTGCGGTCCCGCCCCGCGCCGGGCCGTGAACGTCTTCCCTTTGGCACCCACCTGGGGGCCGCCGGCCTGCTGGTCCTGGCGGCCCGGGCCTTGCAAGCATGA